The Streptomyces venezuelae genomic interval CGAGCGCGACGGCGGCGGCGAGCGCCACGCCGAGGGCGACCGGGCGGTTGCCGGAGTCGGCGTCCGGGGAGCGGCCGATGGGGGCCTTGGTGAGCATGAGGCCGAAGAGGAGGAGGACGACGACGGAGCCGACGTAGATCAGTACCTGGACCCAGGCGATGAACTCGGCGGTCAGGAGCAGGTACTCGACGGCGAGCCCGCCGAGCGCCACGACCAGCCAGAGGGCGGCGTGGACGAGCTGGCGGGTGGTGACGGTGACGACGGCCGCGCCGAGGGTGACGAGGC includes:
- a CDS encoding NADH-quinone oxidoreductase subunit J, yielding MILAAQAAAETPGFLSPSGVEIAFLLVGLVTLGAAVVTVTTRQLVHAALWLVVALGGLAVEYLLLTAEFIAWVQVLIYVGSVVVLLLFGLMLTKAPIGRSPDADSGNRPVALGVALAAAVALVWVVADAFRTTWIDLDGAVQGSTEVTGATLFKHWVLPFEALSVLLLAALVGAIVLSRKKEQER